Part of the Limibacter armeniacum genome is shown below.
GAAATGGAAGCAAGCCAATCAGCAGCAGGAGAACTTCATAAAAGAAACCCTTTGGGAGACGCTATACCTCCCAAAGGGTTTCTGTTTTTTCAAATATGTGGTTTACCGGATGGTTACCTAATCCGGAGTATTTCTTAGTTGAATAGGATACTCATCATGTTAATAATCTGTCAATTACTAATTTTAAATGGTACTCTATTTAGCATGAATCCTTCTTAAAAGATGCTACAATTCGCAGGGCTTACGCCAAGTAAAAGCTCCTTAATTTTCAGAAGCTTTGCATTTTCCTTTTAGTTGTCAATCGGTTCAAAGGCCGGATTATCAGGTGGGAATATTACCTCAATCTCAGGGAGTGGCTTGAGGTTATCACCTCTCAATGAAATCAAAGAATCCCTATTTCTTCTAAAGAACCTTTTTTGTCCCCCTGTCAATAGATTTCTGTCATATAAATATTTATAATAGCCAATATGAAAAATTGTATCAACCTTTCCATTTTTAGGCTTCATTTCAAAATAGATAGTTGTGTCACATTTTACCAATCTGAAATTCAGAAAACTACTATCCGTTTCCAAATCATAATATCCCATTAATTCTGAGTCCTCAGTTTCTAAGTACAGGTTCAAAAATGCTTTATGCGCATCGCTTTGACTTTCCAAGTCAAAAATACCACCGCCCTGTCTAGTGATTTTCCATTGGGAACTCTCAGAAATCATTAAAGTTGGACATTGGTTGCTGATTTTTTCTAACAACATATCCTGAATCATCATTTGTTGCTCACCTTCATTTTCTTGCTTTGAATGAGAACAGGCTATGAGACACAACAAAAAAAAAGAAAACAATAAAATTCTATAGTCCAATCCTTTGTGCATAATTATGAAAATCTATGTGATCTGTAAATTCATTACGGGTAAGTTCCTGATATTGAAAGATATTGAAAACCACTTCAGGGAAATACCAGGAGAAACAATCGAATCTTAATACCTCTGGTTTTTAAAACACACAACTCGGATTCACATTGATAATCTAAAGATTGACCGTATCTGATGAGAATTGAGGGAATAAAAAAAGACACTATCCCAAAAAGTGTGTAAATCAATTTTAATTATAGGAACGAGTTGGTGGATTAAAACCAGACTCGTTCTTCAAATATATGGTATTCCCGATTAATGGAGAAAAGTTCAGTAGGGCTTGGAGCAGCGTAGTAAGCTTCTCCTCCACCTTAAACCACCCGCTAACTTCCATTGGACAGGCAGCGGGGTGGGATTATCGATTGAAGTGTATCTCTTTCCGTTAGCTGCTATCAGAAAAAAAGAAGCCCCAACTGCTTTTATTCAGTTGGGGCCATGAGCTCAAGAAGTCTTCAAAGTATGTACGAAATAAGCGACTATTAAGAACGGTATAAGCGGCTTGGTTAGCAAGTGCAAACTGTTGGCATTCCTTACACCTCCCTAGCGGCGAGTACCTGCCTCAATACTGCTGGCTGTTTTTGCAGGGTGCGGATAATGGCGGCCACCTTCTGTCTGCCTCTCAGGATAAAGTGATCGTCTTGGGCTAGGCTGATAAAGTAGACGCTGCCCAGCTTCTTCTTGCTGATACCGGCCAAGAGGTAACGCTTCGGTTGCAAGGCCATCCCATAGAAAGCGAGTTGCCGGTCATAATCAAAGCGCTCGGCATCCGAGATAAAACCCTCCAGACTCGCTGCTCTGGTGGTCTTGAGGTCTGCCACCAGCTGCCGCTCCCGCAGCAGGTCAATTCTGGCCTTGCAATCAATCTTTGTGATGGGGTCTTGCCACAATACCACTTGTTCCTTTCGGGTATAACAGCGTGCAAGCAGTTTTTCAAGGGCAGTGTTTTGCCTTGCGGCAGCGGCCAGTAGTTCTACCTTCTGGGCGGTGACTTGATCCGTTTCGGCTTTCCATTGCTGCCACCGCTCCGGCTCCAGTAGGCATAGGTGTACGGCTCTGCCAAAACGGAAGGCTGCCATGGGTTTGCTGTATGGAATACCCGCCAGCAGGTGCTTGGCTACGGTCAGGTCTGAGTTGGAGAGTGCCGGAAGGCGGCGGTAGTATTCTTCGGGCATGGTGATGATCTTGTAGTTGACTTTTAGCATTGGTATCTGTGGTTTTGTATTGTTCTTTTTCCTTGATGGAAAAGAACCAAAAAATCAAGGCTGTGGAGCTTGGGCTAAATTCTTCTTCCTTCGGCTAAAAATGCTGTAACTCGCTACGCTCAAACAGCAGCATTTTCTTTACGCCTCTGTCTGTCGAATTCTTTACGCCCATGCTCCAAGGCCGATTTCAATACTGTAGTACCGACTAGGGGTTCAGTCGGTTAAGTTCCTCGCGGGCGGCTTCTATCCTAGCCACCTCATAGCGGTGGAAGGCTTCCAGTTGGCAGGCTCCCGTGATGGTTTCGGTGCGGTAGAGTTTCATTCTGGCGGTGGCGGCTTTCAGCTTTTTGGTGGCTTCGGGGTCTGCCACTTCAAAGTCAAACTCGGCTATAAAGTACTTGGCGTTTGCTTTCTCGTTTTTCTTTTCCGAGAGGCTACAATGCAGGATAATCTCTGCCATGGTCACTTCGGAATAGAAGAGCTTGGCTGCTAGCCCTTCCAGATTCTCACGGCTGTAGCCGTGAAAGAGTAAGGCGGAAAGGCAGCCTTCGGCATCGACAAAAAACAGCTCTACCCATTTCCTTCTGTCCATGCCCAATATCTCGTCGGTAAAGAAACGCCAAGCCACGGGCTGAAAGGCCATTTGATTGCCCAGCGGCTCTATGCCGTTGAGGTTAAACTGTCCTGCCTTGCAGTCTGCCCGATACTGCTTTGGGGCGCCTTCGTAATATTTCACGGTATTTTGCGCTTTGCTTCGTGTGGTGTTTTTCATAGCTTCTCTAGCAAATGATGGTTTGTTAATATGTTATGTTGTTATGGGGCAGCTTCCAGCGATGGAAACTGCCCTTTTGTTATATATGCAGGTCATAAAAGGCTTCGGTGATTTCGGTGATAAGTCCGAGCCTTTCCACAAGGTCCGTGACATTGAGCCACTCGCCGCAGGGCTGCTGCACTTCTACCGTATGCAGGGCAAAACCGCCACGGTAACCCGTTTCGGGGTCGTCCCCGTCCACATACCCCGCTACCCTGAAAAGGAACTCCCCGCTAAACACTTCGGCGGAGAGCTCGAAAAGGTAAAAGCCTGGCATCAGCATTTTTCAATGGTGATTTTGTGGTGCTCGATGCTGACCTTGACCTTTTCGCCAGCGGCAAAGCCAGCGGTTTGGAGCTGTTTGCCTTCTAGGGCTAACGAAGGGAAGCATACCTCGCGGAAGCGGCGGCGGTAGTACTTCCGCTGCATAATCTTGAAAGTGGTTTTCATGGTTGGTGTGTTGGAATGGATGGGTGTAAAATGGGGAAGGCAATAGCCCGTAAAGGCTTACGGGCTGCAAGCATGCTAAAACGGCAGGTGGTTGAGCTCATCCTTTGAAAAAGATACGCCCCGCTCCGCTTCAAACTCCCGCCACTGGTGGCAGCGGCGAATAGCAGACAGGCGGACGCTGTAACGGATGGAGAGGTACATGCCAGCCGGCAAACCGATAATGCCGGTACAACGGTGCAAAAGGGAGAGCCACAAAAAAGCGGTATGGCGCAACTCCTGACGGTAGGCCAAATGATAGAGCATTGGCTCAGGATAGCGGGCTATATGGCTGAAATACTGCGCCATGGCCATAACAGTATGCTCCTTGACTACAGGCAGTAAGATTTTGGCATACTCAGGGGTGAAAATCTGCGGAGAATGGTTATTTTTCATAACGTTAGAATTTTTAAACGGGCTGCAACGGTTTGGCGACTTGGGCAGTCCGTTTTTTTTGTGGTTGGGTTTAAAATTGAACTTTTCAAAGAGGGGAGCGAAACGGCTAGCCTGCTCATTTCCTTAACTTGATACCTCAATATAGCCAAAAAATACCAAAATCACAACCTAAAACACTGATAAACAAGTACTTAAAGTTTAATTTTTTAGCAAAAAAACAACCCCATAAACTTGCACTAAAGAAAGAAAATCTACACACTGAGGGAGGACGGCGCATCCCCTTTTTAATGAAAAATATGAGCGAAGCGAATGCCGCTAACCGGGGCGGGTACAGACAAGGGCAAAAGCCCAGGAAAGAAAGCTACCCCGACGGAGCCACGGCTGCAGAACCCCTATGGCTGCAATTACTGCCCATGGCTTGGGCCAAAAGCAAAAGGAATTGGCAGTGGGATGGCTTGTGCGGCTTTTGCTTTTGGAATCGAGGGTTGGCATTTAGCGGCCATGGCTACCTTGCAGCATAAGGGGTACTGGCCAGTGGCGCAGTGGGGATTAGCTTTTCGGAGGGGTATTGCCCTTGACTGAGTGTGGTGGGAATAATCGCTAGAGGGGCATTTATTGGGGCGACCACTGCCCTATCGCGAAAACCAACCCTTTGCGGTGGGTGGGTTTGGCGCTTCAGCCCTCCATGCGAAGTAAAGCCCCCGGCGCCCAGCGTGGGAACCGCTGGCAGCAGGCGAATGGGAGCGGCAGACCGAAGTGGGATTTTGTGGGTGGACTGGCTGCCGAAACCCGCCGGATGACAGTGGCTAGCAGGGCATGGCAGTGGGGTGTGGGTTTTACGTGCCATCAGTTACTTCTTTCATAATCAAATGAAGATGCCTTTATATTGGTTTAAGTTAAAAGTCATTTTTTAGTTATGCATTTAAAATTAGTGGCAATAGCATTTTATTTATTTAGTATTGGAGAAAATTATTTAAACTCTACCATATTTTAAACTTATATGAGATATACAATCTTACTCCTGTTTTCATGCCTTTTATTTGCCTGTTCATCTGATACCGTTGATCTAGACGGTGATAATAATCCTGATGATTCTTTAGATAAAAAACCTACTAGATATTTATCAAGGGTTTTAGAAAATGGTAAAGTCATCAGGGAATTGACAAAATATGATAGCTATTGGGAACTGAATTTCACTGGGGGTATTTATCAGTACTATTTCAATGCTGAGGGACAAATTACCCATAGTAAATTGGTACAAGATTCACTGAACAAAAAAGAAAGGGAATATCACTACAATGATAATGGACTCCTAACTGATATCTTTTCCTATGATCTTGGTGATGGAACAAAAGCTCTTACCTTAGCTTATACATTCTCATATGATGGCAATGGAGTCTTCAAGAAATTGGTGCGAGAAAGGGCTGCTAATAAGTACATAAAAAAGAGCATTATGAAAATGGAAGTCACTTCCTATGATGAACATTTGCAACCAACCAGTCTCCATATAACTGGATATACTAATGGAGAAGTAACATATACAGATGACGTTGAATATGTTTATGACGATAAGGTTTCTACTTACTTTGGGCTTCCTGCTCCCATTACCCTTCAAATATCGGGACATTATACTCCATACTTGGTCAACAACTTCTCTTCCTTTACTGTCAAATATGAGGATGGCACTTCAAAAAAGGTAGACGAAGTATTCACCTACGATGAACAAGGCTATCCCATTCAAGGACAAGGAGGTAATGATCAGTTTAAATATGAGTATTTGCCTTGGAATTGAGATCAATAGACAATAAAAAAAACCGCCATCTCCCACAAACAGGGAAATGGCGGCTTTCCATTTAGCAACCTTCAAGGTAATCTAAGATACCTCCCAACTCCCATTCCACAGGCCTGCGGACTGGATCAGCTTTCTAAACTTATCACATTGGGAAGGTTGGTGGCGGCAAGCGGATTGATACACTTCTTTTAGCTCCTGAAGTAACTGGAAACGCTCGATGCCCAGCATCAGGTCTGGAGCAGTCACTCGTTCCAAAAGGTAAAAAAAGCGCACAGGGTCAGAAACATATTTTTTCTGTAAAGTCATCAGGTTAATAGGTTTTAGTTAAAAAAAACAACCGTATCCCCTTGGTAAGGAAACGGTTGCGTAAATATACTAATCAATACGATTTATTGAAATGCTTTTATAGTGAAAGTTGGTACCGATCCTTGAGCAGCTTCAGCGTATAGCTCTTCACGCTGGTGACCTTACCGTCCTTGACCCCCATCTTGATCTCATTGACCAGCTTCCAGATGCCGGTCTCCCCTTCTACCCCTACTTCCTTCACGACTACCATGGCCTGTCCGCTTGAAAGCTCCAGCTCCAGCAGCCGTGCATGCAGGCGGCGGTGTTTTTCGCTTTCAAAGGTAAATGTCTTGGGGACTGTCTCCCCGATGGTAAGCTGCTTGGGCGCTACACTGGAGGGACTGGCTGCCTTTTCCACTGCTTTCACTTTCACTTTCTCTGCGGGCTGCTTCAAATTCATCAGGAAACGGATGGCTGTGATCTTGTTGCGCTGCTTTTCGGCCTCTTCCCAACTTACATCCATATCGGTCTTTTCGGTAATCTCGGCGCAGGCCTTGTCCAGCACGGTCTGGCGGAACTTGCCAAACTTCTCGTAGGTCTTCAAACCGGCAATGCCCAGTATCTCCTTCAGTTCCTCGACGGAAAATTCCCGGCTGGCATAGCGGTCCACCCCTTGCTGCAACAGCTCGTAGATGCGGATGGCATAGGCACTCTTGAGCTCTGCCACATTGCGGTAAAGGTAAGAGGTGAAGTTCTTCTTCAGGTCCGTGATATGGGGCAGGATATGGCTGTTGAACTCAAAGGTGAGTTCCCCACGCATATTGTCGGCGACAATCTTGCCGAATACCGGCACATACTCGCCCAGCTGTACCTCGCCCTTGTCGTCGGTCTGCTCAAAAGCCACCATGGCAGAGGCCACACTCTTGCAGGCTTTCCGAAGGTCTCGGTACTGGCTGCTCTTGAGTTTGCGCTCGCCGAAAAAGTCCTGGAACTCGATCGTTAGCGGCCTGGAGGGCTCCGCACCATCCAGTTCGGTAATGGAAAAGAGAATCAGCTTCTGCTCCAATGCCGACAGGCTTACCTTCTCCCGGGCATTGATCAGGGCATTACTCTTGCGCACCTTGCGCGTCGTTTTGGTGATATGGTAATTCATAGGTAAAAAGTTCTCGTGACGGTTGTACAACCATTAGGGTATCGGAACAACCAAAAAGGTATCGGACGACGACCAAAAAGGTATCGCACAACAACCATTAGGGTATCGCTTAACAACCAAAAAGGTATCGGAGTGCAACCATTAAGGTATCGGAAGGTTACTTAAAACACTGTAAATCTGATAGATACACACCCTACAAATAAACAAAGAAAACAACCTTAACAAATCTCACAATACCTGGCAGTGCTCAAGAGAATTATAATAGTTTCAATTTTTTTATATCAGTTATCCAGTGTAAGGTTCTTCAAAAACCCTGTAAATGTGCACTGTACCTTGAAATGACAAGGCAAAAAAGGCACGCCAACGACCAAAAAGGTATCGGAAAACCCAATATTAACCGAGACAAGGCCCGTAACACGGTTGCGACAACCATTAAGGTATCGCATGCAGGGACCGGTTTTGGACAAAACACAGGGTTATCTAATTATTTTGAAAAAACCTTACATGCCTTTTGTCTGCATTTTGTTTACAACAAATACAGGACATTTCCCGTTGGGGTAGCTTCCGTTTGAAGCTTTCCACAAGCGATCAGGCTGCGGGCAAAGTTATCTTTTAGTGTAAAAAAAAGAAATTTTTTGCCCTTAATTCTCAATTTTCTATACTTGCAATTAAATAATAGTGTAACAAACGGGATAAACGGTAAGTAAAACGTATGATCGGGGAAAACATCGCAAGGCTTCGCAAGAAGCAAAACGTCAAGCAGAAGGAGCTGGCCGAAAAGGTAGGCCTTTCGGTGCAGGGCCTTATCAAGTGGGAAAAAGGCTCGGTGGAGATTCCTTACTCGGGGCTGTCAAAGGTGGCCGAGGTACTGGGCGTACCGCTGGATTACCTGGTAAAAGGGGAGCCGGCACGTGTGATCTCCTTTATCAACTCCAAGGGGGGCAATACCAAGTCTTCGCTGCTGCGCCAGATCGCCATGGGGCTGATTACCTTGGATGAGGGAACCCGTGTGCTTTGCGTCGATACCGATCCGCAGCAGACGCTGATGATGTATGCCGAAAACGGGGTGCACGAGCGCATTGCCGTGGAGGCGTTTGACTCCCGCTCGATTGCCGTTTCTGAAAAGTACCGCAAGCTGATTGACGAGCAGAAGTATGCCTACGACTATATCCTGGTGGACACTGCGGGTTATGTGGCCGTTACGGACCTTTTGACCAGCATTATCGCCTCTTCGGATGTGGTGGTGCCGATCACCCTGAACGAAACGGCTTTGGGGCCTACGATCTCCTCGATCAGCAACATTGCCGAGGTCAGGGACAGCCTTTCGCTGCCGACCCGCATTTTCGGGATCAAGAACCGTGTGAACCGTTCGGTGAAGGAATCCAAGATGCCTTTTGAGCTGGACGGTTATTTGGGGCTAAAGCTGCTGGAAAATTACTTGCCGGACAGCATCCGCTACCAGCGGGATACCAACTTTTCGGATACCGACGTTTCGGAAGAAGTACAGCTGATGGCCCGCGAGCTGCTTGTAGGCCTTAGCGTATAATCCTTTCCGTTTTACCGTATTCCCTAACGATATCATTACCCATGCTGAACCTGGATAAATTCAAGGCCAAGGAGGCCGAAAAAGCCAAGAACCATTCAACCGATTTCCAGCAGGCTGCCCAAGCCGAGGAGCAGCGGCAGATTACCTTCAAGACGCCGGCGGGATTCCATGTGGATCCGGCACTGGAGGCGCTGATCCGAAAGCAGACCGAGCAGGAGGCTGCCGAGTTTGAGGAGTCTGTACAGAAGGAGGGGGTGCGGGAGCCGATCCTCTACTGGCGCCACAGCGTTGGCCATTCGGTGGTGGAAACCGTGGTGGATGGTCACCACCGTTTGCGTGCTGCCCAGCGCCAGCGCATTGAGTATGTGCCTTGCCGTGAGCTGCACTTTGCTTCGGAGAATGAGGTCAGGATCTGGATGCTCAAGAACCAGCTGGGGCGACGGAACCTGTCGGATGCGGAGAAGATCTCGATCGGCTTGCAGCTGACCGCTTACCTGGAGGAGGAAGCCAAGCGCAACCAGGGCCATGGGGTAGAGAGTGAGAAGATTGACCGTTTGGCGCAGGTAGCCGAGCTGACCGATACCAGCCGCCGGAATGTGTCGAAGATGAAGAAGATTGCAGACTCTGGCGATGATGCGCTGAAGGCGGCCGTGATGGCGGGTGAGAAAAGTATCCACCGTGGGTATGAGGAGCTGAAGAGTCGTGAGCAGGAAGAGGAGAAAAAGCCTACTGCCAGCAAGGGCAAGCTGTATGCGGAGCCTGTCAAGAAGCTGTTCCGGAAGGCGGAACTGTGGAAAGCGGGCAAGCTGACCGATGACCAGTTTCGGGATGAGATGGAGAAACTGATGGGGTTAAGTGATTGAGAATAAGTAGGGACTTGAGTTTGTGCAAATTTGCACAAACGCTTTTGCCTGTAAAGATATTCGAGTTTTAATACTGAAAACTTAGGAGTGGGAGACCCTTGTGCAAATTTGTATAAGGGTCTTTTTTGTGGGGTATTTTTAGTTAGATGTAAATGACATCATTTGAATATATGTATATAATTCATGTTATTTAAGTACAAGACACTTAGCTAAACACCACTATCTGAAATGAATGGATTAATCAAAAAATACAATTTAAAACGTTTGGAACTGATCGATATGGTGGGAATAGCTTCTATGCAAATCGCTCGATACGATAAAGTTGGAGAACTTCCCAGAGGCTTTGATTCAATTGGGGAGCTGAGACAGTATCATGAAATGCTGCTGAAGCAGTATGAGATGTATACTGAAGTGTTTGAGGACTTACTGAAATATTCTTCCACCTAAAAGGGCGAACACTGCCGCAACTGCGAACACCCAAACCTTTGCCGGGGGGTGGGCCTGGCTACTTAAAGTCTAGGCGGACATCCGTTCTGGCTATTTGGGAGGGAACTTCTTGCTTTTGGCGGGACAGACCCAAGTGGCTTTTTTGTGTGCCGGATGGCTGCTCCCGATGGCACGGCAGACCGAAGTGGCCAATAGCGGGGTTTGGCTGCCGTTGCCCCTGCGGAAGCCCGAAATGGATTTGCAGGTAGGTTGGCTGGAGCAGGCCTGCCGCTTACCTTTCCGCTGCCAGTTTTTCGCCTTCTGTCTCCAGCCTGATCTTGGGTAATTGGTACCTTGCTTTCTTGTACAGTTCGGCTCGCAGCAGCAACATTTTCCTTAGGCTTATGGCCACTTTCTCCTTTTCTGTCAGCAGTTGTTTCTGTTTCAAGAGTAGTTCCATTGGGGTGATTTCGTGCTTTTCGTAGGCCTCCTTGACTATGGCAAACAGCTTCTCTTCCAGTTGTAGGATTTCCTCCAGTACCTGATGGTGTTCCAATTCCCCTATTAGCGTTTGATGGTCGATCATAACTTCCTGCAAAAGGGCATTCATCTCCAGCTCGTTTACTGCCTTGATTGCCGATAGCTTTACTGTTTTGACTTGGGTAGCCTGCCTTGCCTCATAGACCTTTCCCGTTCCCCAGCTTACCGACGGCAACCCGAAGCTGAAGCCTACTGTGGGCATATACTTCATCCACTTTCCCCGCTCCAGGTATAGGAATTCTTCCTGCTCTGCAGCCATCTTCCTGTGGTAATATTCCATGACCGATGCACTTAACGAATCGACGGATACGACACTGATCTGTGCCCAACTACTTGTACTTATAAAAGAAATCACCAATCCCACGGTTAGCATAACTTTTTTGTAATGGGGGGTGTGGGGGGTATACACTTTTCGCATTCTGTGTACACAGTTTTTGGGGCAAATGTTTACACTTTTTTTCAGGGTCAAATTTTGCATTTCCAAGAGGTAGAGGGGTGGTACAAATCCAAGGGGCTAGAAGCTGGAGCGTTTGAACGAATTGAAGAAGTAGCGGGCAAACAGCATAAAGATCATAAAGCAGCCTCCGATAAACCGCAGGGAGGTGTCGCCCACCTCAGCGGCGAGGTAACGCAGTACGGCAAGTCCGCCAAACAGCAGCAGGAAATAGATGCTCATATCGATCTGCTGCAACTCACGGCCTACATAGTTCTGCACGATCTCGGCGACCACTTCGCGGGTCAGCTCCGGTTCCTTGGCTAGCCTTTCACACAAGTCCACCATCATGCGGGGGTTGCCTTGGCTGGCCTCGTAGATCGCATTGCGGGCATAGGTATAGTCCTCGAACTTGATACCTGCCGATAGCCGGTAGATCATCTTCAGGCTGTCGGCTCTTGATAAAGGTTTCAGCTCGATACGTTCAAAGTTCCACAGGAAAGTGGAGTTCTTTAGGCTTACACTCCTGGCTGCGGTGATTATTACAAAGTGTCGGTTGAGTTTCTCGAGTGCTTTCACTACGGTGGGGGTGACCCCGTCCATATCCGAGATTTGCAGTACATATTCCCCCTTCTGCGTAACTGCCATCAGGATATCGCAGCAGCTGATAAGCGACTCCTTGCTGAGCCGGTTGGTGAGTTGCTCTTTGGAGATATCGCCAAACATCAGGCGCTTCAGCTCTTCCTTGTTGCCGT
Proteins encoded:
- a CDS encoding SymE family type I addiction module toxin; translation: MKTTFKIMQRKYYRRRFREVCFPSLALEGKQLQTAGFAAGEKVKVSIEHHKITIEKC
- a CDS encoding PD-(D/E)XK nuclease-like domain-containing protein encodes the protein MLKVNYKIITMPEEYYRRLPALSNSDLTVAKHLLAGIPYSKPMAAFRFGRAVHLCLLEPERWQQWKAETDQVTAQKVELLAAAARQNTALEKLLARCYTRKEQVVLWQDPITKIDCKARIDLLRERQLVADLKTTRAASLEGFISDAERFDYDRQLAFYGMALQPKRYLLAGISKKKLGSVYFISLAQDDHFILRGRQKVAAIIRTLQKQPAVLRQVLAAREV
- a CDS encoding helix-turn-helix domain-containing protein, translated to MIGENIARLRKKQNVKQKELAEKVGLSVQGLIKWEKGSVEIPYSGLSKVAEVLGVPLDYLVKGEPARVISFINSKGGNTKSSLLRQIAMGLITLDEGTRVLCVDTDPQQTLMMYAENGVHERIAVEAFDSRSIAVSEKYRKLIDEQKYAYDYILVDTAGYVAVTDLLTSIIASSDVVVPITLNETALGPTISSISNIAEVRDSLSLPTRIFGIKNRVNRSVKESKMPFELDGYLGLKLLENYLPDSIRYQRDTNFSDTDVSEEVQLMARELLVGLSV
- a CDS encoding replication initiation protein, which translates into the protein MNYHITKTTRKVRKSNALINAREKVSLSALEQKLILFSITELDGAEPSRPLTIEFQDFFGERKLKSSQYRDLRKACKSVASAMVAFEQTDDKGEVQLGEYVPVFGKIVADNMRGELTFEFNSHILPHITDLKKNFTSYLYRNVAELKSAYAIRIYELLQQGVDRYASREFSVEELKEILGIAGLKTYEKFGKFRQTVLDKACAEITEKTDMDVSWEEAEKQRNKITAIRFLMNLKQPAEKVKVKAVEKAASPSSVAPKQLTIGETVPKTFTFESEKHRRLHARLLELELSSGQAMVVVKEVGVEGETGIWKLVNEIKMGVKDGKVTSVKSYTLKLLKDRYQLSL
- a CDS encoding ParB N-terminal domain-containing protein → MLNLDKFKAKEAEKAKNHSTDFQQAAQAEEQRQITFKTPAGFHVDPALEALIRKQTEQEAAEFEESVQKEGVREPILYWRHSVGHSVVETVVDGHHRLRAAQRQRIEYVPCRELHFASENEVRIWMLKNQLGRRNLSDAEKISIGLQLTAYLEEEAKRNQGHGVESEKIDRLAQVAELTDTSRRNVSKMKKIADSGDDALKAAVMAGEKSIHRGYEELKSREQEEEKKPTASKGKLYAEPVKKLFRKAELWKAGKLTDDQFRDEMEKLMGLSD